The Alcaligenes faecalis sequence CGTATCTATTAGCAGACCGATCGCCAAGTCAGCCACGCAATCGTTCAATACGTCCGGCGTATTGCTCAGCATCACCCCACGCGCACGAACTGCATCCAGGTCGATGGCATCGTAGCCCACACCCAGGCTGCAAATGGCGTTCAGGTTTGGCAAGGCATCAATCAGTGCCTTGTCTGCGCCCTGCGTTCCGGTGGTGATCAGCACGGTAAATTCACCTCCGTGCTCACGCAAGAACGCCGCTTGGTCAGGCGCATCACTCAGGGTTTCGACCGGGCACAAGGCAGGCAGTTTGCCCGCCAGCGGTGGGGGCAAGGGACAGGCTTGCAGAATCTTATGGCTCATGGTCATGCTTCACGTGTAAAGACGTCGAAATCGACTTGTTTCAATAGTGCATTGCTCTGGCGTATGACATGGCCGGCAGCAGAGGCCTTGCGACGATAGGCCAACCAGCGCGGGTCAGCCTCCAGCGCGTTACGACGGGCTTCCCGGTCTGCCATATCCTTGTATGCCCACAGATGAACCACCTGATTCAGCTCGCCCACCTCTGTGGTGTAGTAACCGTGACAAGCACCCAGATGCTCGATTTGTACGGCACGCCCTTCCGTGGCATACAGGGACAGGAAATCACGCAGCAGGCCGGTGGGGATGGTATAGGTTCTTTGGTCGATAATCATGTTGCGAATCCGTTTTTATCCAAGGTATTTGGGCAAGAGCAGCGAAATGACCGGGAAGGCCAAAAGCACCGCCAGGCGGAAAACATCAGCTACCACGAAAGGCAAGACCCCCCGATATAACGTGCCCATCTTCACGTCGGGCAGCAGGCTTCTCAGAACCATGACGTTCATGCCCACGGGCGGGGTGATGAAACTGATTTCAGTGACCACCACCACGATGATGCCGAACCAGACCAGGTCAAAACCCAGGTGCTGCACCAGCGGGTAGAAAATAGGCACGGTCAGCAAGACCATGGACATGCTCTCCAGCACGCTGCCCAGCACGATGTAAATGGCGCAAATCAGCAAAATCACCACGATCGGGTTCATATCGAACTGCTGCACCCAGCCCTGCAAGTCGCCAGGCATGGAGGTGAAATTGATAAAGCTGGAAAACAGCAAGGCGCCGATCAACACCATGAACAACATGCCCGTGGTACGTGCCGACTCGACCAGCACATTGGAGAGCACTTGCCAGGTCAAACGGCCACGCAGCAAAGCGAACAAAAAGGCACCGCAAGCACCAATCCCAGCCGCTTCAGTAGAACTGAAAACCCCGCCATAAATACCGCCCATGACAATGATGAACAGCACCAGCACACCCCAGACGTCACGCAACGCACGCAAGCGTTCTTTCCAGCTCATGCGCTCACCGGGGGGCCCTGCTTTGGGGTCGCGCCATATCGTCCACCTGACCGCCAAGAGGTAGAGACCCACCGCCAGCAGCCCCGGCAAGATTCCGGCAGCAAACATCTTGCCTATGCTTTGCTCAGTCAAGATGGCGTAGACCACCATGACGATAGAGGGTGGAATCAAAATACCCAGTGTGCCACCGGCAGCGATGGAACCGGACGCCAAGGCACGGCTATAACCCAGTCTGCGCATTTCCGGATACGCCACCTTGGACATGGTGGCCGCCGTTGCCAGGCTGGAGCCGCAGACGGCACCAAAACCACCACAGGCCACCACCGTGGACATGGCCAAGCCGCCTTTACGATGGCCCAGGAACGCATACGCAGCCGCATAGAGCTCTTTGGACAACTTGGCTTGGGTAATGAAGTTACCCATCAAGATGAACAGCGGCAGCACGGACAGCAAATACTGAAATCCGCTCTCGCGTACCACTGCGCCGGTCATGGCGTAGGCCGAGGGCCAATTACGCATGATGCCAACACCCATAAAACCCACCAGAGCCATGGCAAACGCTACGGGCACCCGCAGGAAAATCAAGAGGAGCATGGCTGCAAAGCCAATCAATGCTTCAGTCATTCTGTGCCTCTTCTTCCGGACGGGCCGTATCTGCGTTCATGTCTCGGCAAAGCTGTCCCAACTCCACCAGTGTGTTGACAAACAGCATGATGCTCATGAAATAAACAACCGGAGCCAGCGGCAGCCCCAGCAAGGTAGTCTGATCCAGGTACTCGGCTGCCGATTCGGCTTGCGTCCAACTGACCATCGCCAGCAAGGCACTGATTCCCGCTGCCAATACGTGGCTGGAGACATGGACGACACGCGCCCCCTTCTGTCCACCGGGAACAGGCACCAGATCGACCACAACGTGCTCACGCTCCATGGTGGCGAACACGATGCCGCAAAAAATGACACCCACCATCAGTATTTCGGTCAGCTCTACCGCCCCCATGACTGAAACATTGAAAACATAGCGCCCTAATACATCAGCCAACGTCAGCAAGGCCAGCGAGACCATAAACAACTCGGTCAACCGTCGCAGACCCGCTCTTAACAAAGAGAGAATGGAGTTCATGCTTTGTAGCTCCGGGGCTGCTGGCGCACGAAGCGCACAGCAGGTTCAAGACAGTCTGAATGCGCGGATCAATGACCACCTTCCCGCGCTTTCAGGTCGGCCCGGAACTCGGCCAGTACGGCAGGCCCGTCTATACCCTTGGCTTTAGCAGCGGCAAGCCAGGTTTGCTCAAACGCGGCAGTACGCTCCTTGACGGCGGCAACCAGCTCTTCACTGGCAGGGTGAAACTGCACATTACTTGCCTGCAGGGTTTTCAGGGCGGCCACATCCGCATCCCCCCAGGCCTTGCCCCCCAGACGCGCAATATGTTCACCAGAAAGACCCATCACGATCTCGCGGTCTTTTTCAGACAAGCGATCAAAGGCACCCGGATTCATGATGATGCCGTGCAAATCGGCATAAAGACCGCCGGGAAAAACCGTCGCATGTTTGACGACGCTATCCAGACGAAACGACACAACCGACTCAGGCGGGAAAAGAACCCCATCCACCACGCCGGTACTAAGCAGTTCGTATGATTCGGATGCGGGCTTGACCACCGCGTTCACATTCAGCGCCTTGGAAAGGTCCGCTTGCATCCCACCGCCAATCCGCAGCTTCAGACCCTCGAAATCGGCCATGTTCTGTACCTGTTTTTCTGTGGTGTAGACACTGCCTGGGCCATGACCGTAAATGCCCAGCAACTTGATACCGCGATGCTCTTTGGCATCTTGCAGGTACTTGCTGTAGATATCCCACGCGGCCAGTGAGGTGGACTCGGCGCTGTTGCCGGAAAACGGCAGCATGGCAAATTTCATCAAGTCGAAATTGCCGGGGTAATAAGAATAGGAAATAAAGGCCAGATCAACGAGACCATTGCGTACCGCATCCAGATGCCCGACCGGGTTGGTGGCCGCCTTGGTCAGGAAGTTGATCTTGACGCGCCCGTCGGTGGCCTGCTCTACCTCTTTGGCCCAGGGCTTCATGAAATTAGCGACCAGAACATGGGTCTGCGGAATCCAGGCCGAAAAAGTCAGTTCCACCGGTTTGTCCGCTTTGGCGGGGCCCGCCGCCACACCCAGGCTCGTT is a genomic window containing:
- a CDS encoding NIPSNAP family protein encodes the protein MIIDQRTYTIPTGLLRDFLSLYATEGRAVQIEHLGACHGYYTTEVGELNQVVHLWAYKDMADREARRNALEADPRWLAYRRKASAAGHVIRQSNALLKQVDFDVFTREA
- a CDS encoding TRAP transporter large permease, coding for MTEALIGFAAMLLLIFLRVPVAFAMALVGFMGVGIMRNWPSAYAMTGAVVRESGFQYLLSVLPLFILMGNFITQAKLSKELYAAAYAFLGHRKGGLAMSTVVACGGFGAVCGSSLATAATMSKVAYPEMRRLGYSRALASGSIAAGGTLGILIPPSIVMVVYAILTEQSIGKMFAAGILPGLLAVGLYLLAVRWTIWRDPKAGPPGERMSWKERLRALRDVWGVLVLFIIVMGGIYGGVFSSTEAAGIGACGAFLFALLRGRLTWQVLSNVLVESARTTGMLFMVLIGALLFSSFINFTSMPGDLQGWVQQFDMNPIVVILLICAIYIVLGSVLESMSMVLLTVPIFYPLVQHLGFDLVWFGIIVVVVTEISFITPPVGMNVMVLRSLLPDVKMGTLYRGVLPFVVADVFRLAVLLAFPVISLLLPKYLG
- a CDS encoding TRAP transporter small permease, translated to MNSILSLLRAGLRRLTELFMVSLALLTLADVLGRYVFNVSVMGAVELTEILMVGVIFCGIVFATMEREHVVVDLVPVPGGQKGARVVHVSSHVLAAGISALLAMVSWTQAESAAEYLDQTTLLGLPLAPVVYFMSIMLFVNTLVELGQLCRDMNADTARPEEEAQND
- a CDS encoding TRAP transporter substrate-binding protein, with protein sequence MKNRWISRLLGMTLTSLGVAAGPAKADKPVELTFSAWIPQTHVLVANFMKPWAKEVEQATDGRVKINFLTKAATNPVGHLDAVRNGLVDLAFISYSYYPGNFDLMKFAMLPFSGNSAESTSLAAWDIYSKYLQDAKEHRGIKLLGIYGHGPGSVYTTEKQVQNMADFEGLKLRIGGGMQADLSKALNVNAVVKPASESYELLSTGVVDGVLFPPESVVSFRLDSVVKHATVFPGGLYADLHGIIMNPGAFDRLSEKDREIVMGLSGEHIARLGGKAWGDADVAALKTLQASNVQFHPASEELVAAVKERTAAFEQTWLAAAKAKGIDGPAVLAEFRADLKAREGGH